The sequence CGCAACGGAGACCTGGCACGCGCGGCGGACCTCGTAGCAGCCGCTGCCGCTACGGCGAAGGAACTCGGAATGTGCATGCTGCTTAATCGGATCGGCGGCGCCGCGAACGGCTCAGGAGCGCAGAATTGATTAAGAAAACGCGCCTTGCATGGTCTAAAGTGCTGTAAGGCAGGCACCATGAAAGGAGCGTCTCATGTCACGTTTCCTGATTGAACGTAACTTCGCCGAGCAACTCGAGCTCTCCGCCGATGCAGCGAACTTGGTCAAGCGGATCAACGAGGAGGAGGGCGTCAAATGGCTTTTCTCTTTTCTCAGCGCGGACAAGAAAAAGACGTATTGTTTGTATGAAGCACCTGACGCGGAGAGCATCCGCCTTGCATCGCAGCGCGCCAACCTGCCATCCGATGTGATCATCGAGGTCACCGATTTGCGGCCAGAAATGTTCAACTGACGGAGGTGATACCTTCAGGTCTTTCCTGACCTGCATCGCCGATTTGACGCGAACGGACGAAATTCTGTGCCGCGTGTAAGCGGGACTAAAGGCGAGCGATAACGGTTTCCCACGGGTGCACTCGGGACATCGGAACTAACAGGGTTGAGTGCCTCCGGGCGAGCCGTCCGGCGAGGACGCGCTTTTGGTTACTTTTGGCAAGGACAAAAGTGACCCCGGTCCCGGGGAGGGACGGACTATACGGAACGGCGCGAAATCAAAGTTGCACGACAGACAAACCCAAGCAAACGAACAAAACCGCGCCGCAGGCAAAACAAATCGCGCTACCGCAACCCACCCGCCACTCGCCCCATCGCATCAACACCGAGATCGAACATTCGCGAGAAAAACGGAATCATATTCGGCAACATCAACTGCACGAGCAGCAAGCCGACGAGCATCGTCACCGGAAATCCGATCTGAAAGACCCCGATCTGCGGCGCCGCGCGATTCAAAATCCCGAGCGCCAAGTTGGCGATCAAGAGCGCCGCCACCACCGGCAACGCAAGCAGCAACCCCGCCGAGAACAACATCCCGCCCCACTCGACGAGCGTGCGCCAGCCCGGCGCGCCGAGTATGTTGGCCGAGATCGGCACCGACTGAAACGTCGCGACGAGCGCCGCGATCATCTGCAAGTGCCCGTCGAAGGCGAGGAAGGCCAGCATCGCGATCGTCCTCAGGAACATGGAGAGCACGTCGCTCGCGTTGCTCGAACCGGGCTCGAAGAACGTCGCGAACCCGAGCCCCATCTGCATCCCGATGATGCCGCCCGTCGTCTCGACCGCGCCGAACACGACCTGCATCGTAAGCCCAAGCGCCGCGCCGATCAGAAACTGGTTCACGATGATCCAGATGCCCGCCGCCGAAAACACCGTTGGCGCAGGCAAGGGTCCGATCGTCGGCGCGACGATGATCGTGATGAACGCAGCGAGACCGATTTTCACGCGCACCGGCACCAAAGCGTGGCCGACCAACGGCGCCGTCGCCACCAGCGCGAGGATGCGCACAAACGGCCACATGAACGCGGTCATCCACGTGTTCAGCTGCGCATAGGTGACGGTGAACATCGCGGCGCGCGGAAAAGAAGAAGTGCGGGTGGAAGAACGCGGGGCGCGAGCGTCAGCCCGCGATCTGCGGCACGCTCGTGAGGATGTGGCGCAGATAGTCGAGCATCATCGTCATCATCCACGGCCCCGCGATCACGAGCGTCACCGCGACCGCCAGCAGCTTCGGGATGAACGACAGCGTCGTCTCGTTGATCTGCGTGGCCGCCTGGAACAAGCTCACGACGAGACCCACAACGAGCGCTACCAGCAAGAGCGGCGCGGCAAGAAGGAGCGCGATCATCATCGCCTGATGGGCGAGCGTCATTACGGATTCTGGCGTCATGATTCAAGCCTGCTTCAAAGTGAGATCTGACTAAGCGGTTCAGGCACGGCGCTCGAAAGCGCGGCCATTCACGTAAAGCTCTGCGCAAGCGAGCCGATCAGCAATTGCCATCCGTCGACGAGCACGAACAGCATGAGCTTGAACGGCAGCGAGAGCGTCACGGGCGACACCATCATCATCCCCATCGACATCAGCACGCTCGCGACCACCATGTCGATGATCAGAAACGGAATGAAGATCGTGAAGCCGATCTGAAAACCGGTCTTGAGCTCGCTGGTCACGTACGACGGCACGAGCAGCGACAGCGGCACGTCGTCGGGCCCCTGCATCGGCGCTGCGTGCGAGATCTTCGCGAAGAGCGCGAGATCGGACTCGCGCGTCTGGCGCAGCATGAACGTCTTGAACGGCGCGACGCCGCGCGTCCAAGCCGTATCCATCGGCAGCGTGCCTTCGGAGAACGGCTTGTAGCCGTCGTTGTACGCCTTGTCGAGCACGGGCGACATCACGAACAGCGTCAGGAACATCGCGAGGCCGACGAGCACCTGGTTCGGCGGCGTCGTCGAGAGCCCCATCGCCTGGCGCAACAGCGACAGCACGATGATGATGCGCGTGAAGCTCGTCATCATCAGCACCATCGCCGGCAGGAACGACAGCATCGTGAGCAGCAGCATCGTCTGCACGCTCAGCGAATAGGTCGTGCCGCCGTTCGGTCCCGGGCTCGTGTTGAAGGCGGGCAGGCCGGCGGTCTGCGCGAACGAAAGCGTCGGCAGCGTAGCGAGCAGCGCCGGAAGCAGCACGGGCAGCGCGGCCTTCGTCAGCGGCAGGATGCGTTGCGGCAGGGAGGCGGCGAAAGGGGCGCGCGCTTGCGCCTGCGCGCCTCGTGTGAGGGTACGGCTTGACGGCATTTAGTTGTCTCCGCTCTCGCGGCGCTGAAAACGTTTGCTCGCCTCGCTCTTCAACGCGCTGCGAAAGCGTTGTCCGAAGGTGCCTGTGAGCGCGGTGCTGGCGTCGTACGGGCCGGAGCGCGAGCCGTGCATGCCGCCGGCGCTCGCACCCGCCGCGCCCTCGGCGCTCGCCGAGCCGGCCGGCATCGTATGCAGCAGACGCACGTTGCCGGGCGCGGCGCCGAGCACGAGCCACGTGTCGCCGATCTCGACGACGGCCACGCGCTCCTTGCCGCCGAGCGAGGTGCCCGCGACGACCTTGACGAGTCCGCCGCGGCTCGACGGCTGCAAGCCGAAGCGGCGCGCGAGCCACGCGCAGGCAAACACGAGGCCGATCACGACGATGAGACCGACGATCGTTTGCAGCACGGCGCCGACGCCCAGCGACGGCACCGCCGTGCCCGCGCCGACGTTGGAAGCGATTTTCGCTGCGTTGTTGACGGCGTTCATGTCGGCGGCGAGCGCTGCGCGCGAGGCCAGCGACGTCACCGCAACCAGAACCGCCGGTGAAGCCCATCCGCCCAGACGCTGGCCAAGCGAAAGCCGCTGGCCACGTTGAAGCGCGAATCTCATCGATTGAGCTTCCGGATGCGCTCGGACGGCGTGATGATGTCGGTCAGGCGAATGCCGAACTTGTCGTTGACGACGACGACTTCGCCCTGCGCGATGAGGCAGCCGTTCACGAGCACGTCCATCGGTTCGCCGGCCATGCCGTCGAGCTCGACGACCGAACCTTGCGCGAGCTGCAGCAGGTTGCGGATCGCGATCTTGGTGCGGCCGAGCTCCACGGTCATCTGGACCGGGATGTCGAGGATCATGTCGATGTCGTTGCGCGTCGACGCGGGCTCGACCTTCGACAGCGGCTGGAACACGCCGGCCGCAGCCGCGTTCACGGTGGTGTTGTCGTTCTGCTCGGCAAGCGCGCTCGCCCAATCGTCCATTCCTGAATCCTCTGTTGCGGCCGCATCGGCCGCTTCGACCATTTCGCTCGCCATGGCCGCTGCCATTTGCGCATCGACATCCGACTTGCCGGACTCCGGCGTCGCGTTCAGCTCAGTCATATCCACCTTCCTTCATCGATTCGCTGGCGCTGATCATCTTCTGGACCCGCAGCGCGTATTGACCATTGAAAATGCCGTAGCCGCATTCCATCACCGGCACGCCATCGACCTTCGCGGTGATGTGCTCGGGGATGTCGATCGGCAGCACGTCGTTGACTCTCATGTTGAGAATCTTTTCGAACGTCACGGGGATTTCCGCGAGGTTCGCCGTCAGCTCCACTTCGGCGGCCTGCACCTGCTGCGACAGCACGCGCACCCAGCGGCGGTCCACTTCGAGCGCTTCGCCCTGGATCGGCGAGGAGAGCACGTCGCGGATCGGCTCGATCATCGAGTAGGGCATGCAGATGTGCAGCGTGCCGCCCGTCGGTCCGAACTCGATCGAGAACTGCGTGACGATCACGATTTCGTTCGGCGTCGCGACGTTCGCGAATTGCGTGTGCATCTCCGAGCGCACGAATTCGAACTGCAGCGGACGCACGCTCTTCCACGACGTCTGGTAGTGCTCGAACACGAGGTTGAGCAGCTTGCTGATGATGCGCTGCTCGGTCTGCGTGAAGTCGCGGCCTTCGACGCGCGTGTGAAAGCGTCCGTCGCCGCCGAACAGGTTGTCGACGACGAAGAACACGAGGTTCGGGTCGAACACGAACAGCGACGTGCCGCGCAGCGGCTTCACGTGCACGAGGTTCAGGTTCGTCGGGATCGGCAGGTTGCGCGTGAACTCGCTGTACTTCTGGACCTTCACGGGGCCGACGGAGATTTCCGCCGTGCGCCGCATGAAGTTGAAGATGCCGACGCGCAACAGGCGCGCGAAGCGGTCGTTGATGATCTCGAGGCCGGGCATCCGGCCGCGCACGATCCGCTCTTGCGTGGCAATGTTGTACGGGCGCACGCCCGAACGGCTGCTGTCGTCGGCAACCGAGTCGGTCTCGCCGGTTACGCCTTTCAGGAGGGCATCGACCTCCTCCTGGGACATGAACTCTTCGTGGCCCATTTCCTAATTCTCGCTAGTGCGTCGTGGCTATCGGATAACGGATCGAAGCGCCGCCGGATGGATGCGGGGGCGCTTCACTGGACTACGAATTCGGTGAACAGCACGTCTTGCACGTGCGCCGGCGCGCCGCCCGCATCGGTCGGCTTCTCGACGAGCGCCTTCAGCTCGCTGGCGAGCGCGTGCTTGCCGTCGAGCGTCGCGAGGTCGTCGGGCTTCTTGTTCGACAGCGCGAGCAGGATGCGGCTGCGGATCTCCGGCATGTGCTCCGTGAGCTGCTCCTGGACCTTCGGGTCGGTGAGCTTCAGCGACAGGCCGACGCGCAGGTAGTGCATGTTGCCGTCGTCGGACTGGAGGTTCACCGTCATCGGTTCGAGCGCGAAGAAGATCGGCGCGGGCGGGGGCACGGGCGTCGATGCCGACGCGTGCGGCATGCCGTCTTTGAGCAGGAAGAAGTACATGCCGGCGGCGGCGCCTAGTGCGGCGATGATCGCAATGATCGTGATCACGATGATGCGCTTGATCTTGCCCGGTGCCGGTGCGGCGGCCTGTTGCTGCTGTGCTGCGGTCGTCGTTGCCATGGGTGTGCCTGCTTTTATTCCGTAGTCTGCATTGTTCGGGATGAGCGGCCTGGGTGATAGGCCGAAAAGAAGGGGGATTTTGGGTTATCTCATGCGTTTGCTGAATGGTTTCTTCTTTGTCTGCATGATGCGATTGCTTACCGAATCTCTCGTTTCGGCGTGTTGCCGCGGCTGGCGATGTAGGGTTCGCCAAAAGCGACGAAGGCGCGCCCCGAGCGGACGCGCCTTTGCCCGTCGATGCCCGGCGGCGTCAGACGAACGTGTCCACCAGCCCGACCGTGCGCTGGACGGCGCCCGTCGCCTGCGTCGCGCCGATCAGGGCGTCCGCGTCGCTCGAGCCGCCGCCGCTTCCCCGGCCCATGCCGCCGGAGCCCTGCTGATACGCCTGCTGCTGCGCCTGGCCCGCGAAGCCGTTGCTCACGCTCGCGCTGCCCAAGCCGATGCCGTTCGATTCCATCGCCTCGCGCAGCTTCGGCAGCGCCGCCTGCACGGCGTCGAGAACCTGCGGGTGCTGCGAGACGAATAGCGCGTGCGCGTGGTTGTCGGCGACTTGCAGCACCACTTGCAGCGGGCCCAGATCGGGCGGGTTCAGCGTCAGCTCCGCCGACTGCTGATGCGCGCTCGACAGGAACACCACCTTCTGGCTCAACGCGTCTTCCCAATCGGACGTGCCGACTTGCGGCGACAGCGACGATGCCGCCGCCGAGGCGCCCGCCTGCGCGCTCGCGGTCAGTGCCGATGCGTTCGGCGTCAGCGACGCCGCCTGCGCCGCTTGAGCGGCCTGTTGCGTCGCCTGCGTCGCGCTCGTTTGGTCCGCCGTCGCTTGCAACGTCGTCGTCGCGTCCTGTGCGCCGCTGCCCGACAAGCTGTTCGCCGCCAGCGAGCTGACGATCGACGTCGCCGTTTCGGCCGCGATCTGCGCGCTTGCGTGCGCCGCCGTGCCGGAGGCGCCGAATTTGCCCTGCGCCAAGGTCGCTGCGGTTGTCAGGTTCTTCGGCGTGAGCGCCGCGTTCAAGCTGTTCGTCGCGCTCGTCGCGGCCGTATCGGTCGACTTGCCCGGCGTTCCCGGCGCGGGCGCGTTGGCTGATGCCTGGCCCGTCACCTGGGCAAGCGCGGCGTCCAACGCTTGCTGCAGCGTCTTGGCCTTGGTCGAATCGGTGGTGCCCGCGGACGTCGCGCCGCCTACGCCGGTCGTTGCGGACAGGCTGTCGGTCGAGGCGTCCGCTGCCGTTGCCGCTGCATTCGGGTCGGTTGCGTTCGCTTGGGCTTGCAATTGCGCCTGCACGGCCGCGGCGGCCGCAGCCGCCTGCGCTGCGGCGTTGCTAGTTGCGTTCGCGGCGTTTGCAGCGTTCGCGTCGGCGTTCGAATTCGCGTTGCTCGTCTTGCTGGTCGTGCCGTTCGATCCGGTGCCGCTCGTGCTGCTCGTCGCGGTCGTGCCGGTACCGCTTGCCGACGCTTGCTGCGATTGCGCCTGCGATGCGTTGTTGTTCGGGGCGTTCGCCACGTTCGAGTTCGCGTTGTTCGAGCCGTTCGCGGCATTGGCCGTCGAGCTGTTCGTCGATGGGCTCGCGCTTTGCGCCGCATTCGACGAGGCATTCGACGAGGCGTTCGACGAGGCGCTAGTCGAGGACTGTTGCTGCTGCGCCTGGGCGAGCGTCTGCGAGAACGGCGTCGACGGCTGCGAGGGTTGCAGCGCGGATGCGCTCGATGCATCGGTCGACGTGCCGGTCGTGCCGAAAAGCGAGCTGAGGAAGGAGAGCGGAGACGTCATGCGTGGCCTCTTAAGGTCGGGCAGAGGGTGGAGCGTCCAAATACGTTCATTACGGTTGCGTGCGCTGAAAGGGCATTACTCGACGCTGTCCGCGCGCATGCGCAGCACCTTCGCCGCGTGCTCGTCGGATTCGCGCTGCTCGATGCGCGCCGCTTTCAGCGCCTGCGCGGCTTCGCCGCGCGCCTGCAGGATTTCGTATGAGCCGAGCTTGCGCTTTTGCTGCTGCCATTCGGGCTTCGCCGCCTCGACGCGCGCGGTGGCCGATGCGAGCAGGCGGCGCTGCTGTTCGATCGCGGCGTCGAGCGTGTCGATGAACGCCTGGAAGTTGCGCCAGTTGCCGGCGGGCATGCCCGATTGCGCGGTCTGCGTGAAGCGCGCGTGGTACTCGTCGCGGTATTGCATGAGCGAGTCGAGCTGCGCTTCCACGTCCGTGCGCTCGCGCTGCACGCGGCCCAGGTGCTTGGTCGCGGCGTCGAGATCGTCCTGCGCGAGATCGATCAGCGTTTGAATCGGAAAGTGCTTGGACATAAGCAGTCAGCCTCCCTATTGCAATAGCGCGTCGAGCGCCGTGACGCTCGGCTCGAACTCGGCGCATTCGCGGAAATGCTGTTGCAGGAACGCTTCGATGCGCGGATACAGCGCGATCGCACGGTCGAGCAACGCGTCGCGCCCGCTGGAATAGGCGCCGACGTTGATGAGGTCGCGGTTGCGCTGGTAGCGCGACAGCATCTGTTTGAAAAGCCGCACCCGGTCGAGGTGGCGGTCGCCGATGAGCGATGTCATCGCGCGGCTGATCGACGCTTCGATGTCGATCGCCGGATAGTGCCCGGCTTCCGCGAGCACGCGCGACAGCACGATATGGCCGTCGAGAATCGCGCGCGCCGAATCGGCGATCGGGTCCTGCTGGTCGTCGCCTTCGGTGAGCACCGTATAGAACGCGGTGATCGAGCCGCCGCCTTCCGGCCCGTTGCCGGTGCGCTCGACGAGCGCGGGCAGCTTCGCGAACACCGACGGCGGGTAGCCCTTCGTCGCGGGCGGCTCGCCGATCGCGAGCGCGATCTCGCGCTGCGCCATCGCGTAGCGCGTGAGCGAATCCATGAGCAGCAGCACGTGCTTGCCCTGGTCGCGGAAAAATTCGGCGAGCGTGGTCGCGTAGGCGGCGCCCTGCATGCGCAGGAGCGGCGAGACGTCGGCGGGCGCGGCGACGACCACCGAGCGCGCCAGACCGTCTTCCCCGAGGATCTGCTCGATGAACTCCTTCACTTCGCGGCCCCGTTCGCCGATCAGGCCGATCACGATCACTTCGGCGCTCGTGTAGCGCGCCATCGTGCCGAGCAGCACCGATTTGCCGACGCCCGAGCCCGCGAACAGGCCCATGCGCTGGCCGCGTCCGACCGTGAGCAGCGCGTTGATCGCGCGCACGCCGACGTCGAGCACTTTGTGGATCGGCTCGCGGTTGAGCGGGTTGATCGACGGCGCCGACAACGGCGCATCGCTCGCGTGGCCGAGCGGGCCGAGCCCATCGAGCGGACGGCCCGACGCATCGACGACGCGCCCCAGCATCTCCCAGCCCACCGGCAGGCGCTTCGCGCCCGCGAGCGGATCGGCGATCGGCGCGTTTTCGAGCGGATAGACGCGCGCGCCGGGCAAGAGGCCGGCGACTTCGGTCGTCGGCATCAGGAACAGGCGCTCGC comes from Trinickia violacea and encodes:
- a CDS encoding DUF4242 domain-containing protein; the encoded protein is MSRFLIERNFAEQLELSADAANLVKRINEEEGVKWLFSFLSADKKKTYCLYEAPDAESIRLASQRANLPSDVIIEVTDLRPEMFN
- the fliR gene encoding flagellar biosynthetic protein FliR, whose protein sequence is MFTVTYAQLNTWMTAFMWPFVRILALVATAPLVGHALVPVRVKIGLAAFITIIVAPTIGPLPAPTVFSAAGIWIIVNQFLIGAALGLTMQVVFGAVETTGGIIGMQMGLGFATFFEPGSSNASDVLSMFLRTIAMLAFLAFDGHLQMIAALVATFQSVPISANILGAPGWRTLVEWGGMLFSAGLLLALPVVAALLIANLALGILNRAAPQIGVFQIGFPVTMLVGLLLVQLMLPNMIPFFSRMFDLGVDAMGRVAGGLR
- the fliQ gene encoding flagellar biosynthesis protein FliQ; the encoded protein is MTPESVMTLAHQAMMIALLLAAPLLLVALVVGLVVSLFQAATQINETTLSFIPKLLAVAVTLVIAGPWMMTMMLDYLRHILTSVPQIAG
- the fliP gene encoding flagellar type III secretion system pore protein FliP (The bacterial flagellar biogenesis protein FliP forms a type III secretion system (T3SS)-type pore required for flagellar assembly.), whose amino-acid sequence is MPSSRTLTRGAQAQARAPFAASLPQRILPLTKAALPVLLPALLATLPTLSFAQTAGLPAFNTSPGPNGGTTYSLSVQTMLLLTMLSFLPAMVLMMTSFTRIIIVLSLLRQAMGLSTTPPNQVLVGLAMFLTLFVMSPVLDKAYNDGYKPFSEGTLPMDTAWTRGVAPFKTFMLRQTRESDLALFAKISHAAPMQGPDDVPLSLLVPSYVTSELKTGFQIGFTIFIPFLIIDMVVASVLMSMGMMMVSPVTLSLPFKLMLFVLVDGWQLLIGSLAQSFT
- the fliO gene encoding flagellar biosynthetic protein FliO, whose amino-acid sequence is MRFALQRGQRLSLGQRLGGWASPAVLVAVTSLASRAALAADMNAVNNAAKIASNVGAGTAVPSLGVGAVLQTIVGLIVVIGLVFACAWLARRFGLQPSSRGGLVKVVAGTSLGGKERVAVVEIGDTWLVLGAAPGNVRLLHTMPAGSASAEGAAGASAGGMHGSRSGPYDASTALTGTFGQRFRSALKSEASKRFQRRESGDN
- the fliN gene encoding flagellar motor switch protein FliN; translated protein: MTELNATPESGKSDVDAQMAAAMASEMVEAADAAATEDSGMDDWASALAEQNDNTTVNAAAAGVFQPLSKVEPASTRNDIDMILDIPVQMTVELGRTKIAIRNLLQLAQGSVVELDGMAGEPMDVLVNGCLIAQGEVVVVNDKFGIRLTDIITPSERIRKLNR
- the fliM gene encoding flagellar motor switch protein FliM; translation: MGHEEFMSQEEVDALLKGVTGETDSVADDSSRSGVRPYNIATQERIVRGRMPGLEIINDRFARLLRVGIFNFMRRTAEISVGPVKVQKYSEFTRNLPIPTNLNLVHVKPLRGTSLFVFDPNLVFFVVDNLFGGDGRFHTRVEGRDFTQTEQRIISKLLNLVFEHYQTSWKSVRPLQFEFVRSEMHTQFANVATPNEIVIVTQFSIEFGPTGGTLHICMPYSMIEPIRDVLSSPIQGEALEVDRRWVRVLSQQVQAAEVELTANLAEIPVTFEKILNMRVNDVLPIDIPEHITAKVDGVPVMECGYGIFNGQYALRVQKMISASESMKEGGYD
- the fliL gene encoding flagellar basal body-associated protein FliL; translated protein: MATTTAAQQQQAAAPAPGKIKRIIVITIIAIIAALGAAAGMYFFLLKDGMPHASASTPVPPPAPIFFALEPMTVNLQSDDGNMHYLRVGLSLKLTDPKVQEQLTEHMPEIRSRILLALSNKKPDDLATLDGKHALASELKALVEKPTDAGGAPAHVQDVLFTEFVVQ
- a CDS encoding flagellar hook-length control protein FliK; translation: MTSPLSFLSSLFGTTGTSTDASSASALQPSQPSTPFSQTLAQAQQQQSSTSASSNASSNASSNAAQSASPSTNSSTANAANGSNNANSNVANAPNNNASQAQSQQASASGTGTTATSSTSGTGSNGTTSKTSNANSNADANAANAANATSNAAAQAAAAAAAVQAQLQAQANATDPNAAATAADASTDSLSATTGVGGATSAGTTDSTKAKTLQQALDAALAQVTGQASANAPAPGTPGKSTDTAATSATNSLNAALTPKNLTTAATLAQGKFGASGTAAHASAQIAAETATSIVSSLAANSLSGSGAQDATTTLQATADQTSATQATQQAAQAAQAASLTPNASALTASAQAGASAAASSLSPQVGTSDWEDALSQKVVFLSSAHQQSAELTLNPPDLGPLQVVLQVADNHAHALFVSQHPQVLDAVQAALPKLREAMESNGIGLGSASVSNGFAGQAQQQAYQQGSGGMGRGSGGGSSDADALIGATQATGAVQRTVGLVDTFV
- the fliJ gene encoding flagellar export protein FliJ encodes the protein MSKHFPIQTLIDLAQDDLDAATKHLGRVQRERTDVEAQLDSLMQYRDEYHARFTQTAQSGMPAGNWRNFQAFIDTLDAAIEQQRRLLASATARVEAAKPEWQQQKRKLGSYEILQARGEAAQALKAARIEQRESDEHAAKVLRMRADSVE
- the fliI gene encoding flagellar protein export ATPase FliI yields the protein MVKPTVDEILRSGLSPLEQELALASFGTLPDGTPAVPADLIAPSLDAFSTHHLHIGLDDLTGGVAPPELQPFGDAANGAEFGADAPQIDAPSQAEASPAASPTVAPDNPHLNAWRSRLDAARNRNALARPMRACGRLTRAAGLVLEAVGLRLSVGAEVMIELPAGSSRAMAEAEVVGFSGERLFLMPTTEVAGLLPGARVYPLENAPIADPLAGAKRLPVGWEMLGRVVDASGRPLDGLGPLGHASDAPLSAPSINPLNREPIHKVLDVGVRAINALLTVGRGQRMGLFAGSGVGKSVLLGTMARYTSAEVIVIGLIGERGREVKEFIEQILGEDGLARSVVVAAPADVSPLLRMQGAAYATTLAEFFRDQGKHVLLLMDSLTRYAMAQREIALAIGEPPATKGYPPSVFAKLPALVERTGNGPEGGGSITAFYTVLTEGDDQQDPIADSARAILDGHIVLSRVLAEAGHYPAIDIEASISRAMTSLIGDRHLDRVRLFKQMLSRYQRNRDLINVGAYSSGRDALLDRAIALYPRIEAFLQQHFRECAEFEPSVTALDALLQ